The genome window AGAGGTGTTAGCAAGGATAAAGTCGACTTATGGCTCAAAGACATAGCGCCTAGTGACGAATTACGAAAATGGTTTAGTCATGATGCTAGCAAATGGGATGAGTTCAAAAAGAAATATTTTGAAGAACTGGATGCTAATCCAAAGATAGGTGTACTATTCCAATTAGTTAAAAAAGGTGGAAATATTACTTTACTTTATGCCTCGAAGTCACCGTATAATAATGCAGTAGCGTTAAAGGAGTACCTAGAAAAAAAGATATTAAAACAATAGTTGAGATTCTTTACTAGATGTTTAAATCACCGTTTGAAGTGACTATCCTAATTGAGGAGCACCCTTGTGAAGTGATGAAGATAATATCCAGTCCTGGGCTTAAAGGTGTTGTTGATAACGTTAAGCTTGGGGATAATACAACCGATCACATAGTACTTTTCGAAAAAGAGGTCCAAAAAGATGATCTAA of Sulfolobus sp. E5-1-F contains these proteins:
- a CDS encoding DUF488 domain-containing protein → MIRIKRIYDPIEKDDGVRILVDRLWPRGVSKDKVDLWLKDIAPSDELRKWFSHDASKWDEFKKKYFEELDANPKIGVLFQLVKKGGNITLLYASKSPYNNAVALKEYLEKKILKQ